One segment of Microbacterium arborescens DNA contains the following:
- a CDS encoding DeoR/GlpR family DNA-binding transcription regulator, translated as MYAMERQQLIERMLVANGRVAVVDLASRFDVTTETVRRDLAALEETGVLRRVHGGAVSAERVSTAEPSVAERSQRHSAAKERIARRALSALPAAAGSIYIDAGTTTASFAEALVERGAPSGLEVVTHSMTIAHSLAGASGIGLTAIGGRVRGLTAAAVGSDTVAAITRLRPDVALIGTNGIARGAGLTTPDPDEAAVKRAIVAGARRVIVLADADKFDAELLVSFADLSELDVIVTDREPEDDLALALREADVEVWTA; from the coding sequence GTGTACGCAATGGAGCGCCAGCAGCTCATCGAACGAATGCTCGTCGCTAACGGTCGCGTGGCCGTGGTCGACCTCGCATCGCGCTTCGACGTCACGACCGAGACCGTCCGCAGAGACCTCGCGGCCCTCGAAGAGACCGGGGTTCTGCGTCGCGTGCACGGAGGTGCAGTCTCCGCTGAGCGTGTCAGCACCGCCGAGCCTTCGGTCGCCGAACGTTCCCAGCGGCATTCTGCAGCCAAGGAACGAATCGCCCGCCGCGCACTCTCAGCGCTTCCGGCCGCGGCCGGATCCATCTACATCGACGCCGGCACCACCACGGCGTCGTTCGCCGAGGCTCTGGTCGAGCGCGGCGCACCGAGCGGGCTCGAGGTCGTCACCCACTCGATGACGATCGCGCACTCCCTCGCCGGTGCGAGCGGCATCGGCCTCACCGCGATCGGCGGCCGCGTCCGGGGTCTCACCGCAGCCGCCGTCGGCTCGGACACCGTTGCCGCGATCACGCGGCTGCGCCCCGACGTGGCCCTGATCGGCACCAACGGCATCGCCCGAGGTGCGGGGCTGACGACGCCCGACCCCGACGAAGCCGCCGTGAAGCGAGCGATCGTGGCGGGTGCGCGCCGCGTGATCGTGCTCGCCGACGCCGACAAGTTCGACGCCGAGCTGCTCGTGTCGTTCGCCGACCTGTCGGAGCTCGACGTCATCGTGACCGACCGTGAGCCCGAGGACGATCTCGCTCTCGCCCTGCGCGAGGCCGACGTGGAGGTATGGACCGCATGA
- a CDS encoding MFS transporter, with protein MQIPRPGGASPRAARTPVLLATQFLFNTGFYAVVPFLALVLTEDFGVAATTVGLILGVRTFAQQGMFLVGGVLADRMGARRVILLGCGVRIAGFTTLAASLILESPQLVLFVTGTILTGLGGALFSPGLNVLLADAERRRPASTSATRASLFAWLSITGELGAVTGPVVGAALLGWGFETVALFGAAFFVLIGLFLAVSLPVVRREPTSDAATTPTGHWWSLRDRRFVGFSAAHAADLLAYNQLYLALPLQLAATEHPATATAGMFGWVSILTLTLQIPVARWSARVGAPIALRVGYVLSAAGFAVAAVGTMAQGADAVRVTIVVAAAPLVVAGHMTTNPTALSLVPRFADDHPTGSFFGLLATCGGVAVLIGNLIVGALLAMPGLPVTAWLFLATPLIAAAIVAPRLAQSNPRR; from the coding sequence GTGCAGATCCCCCGCCCCGGTGGCGCCTCGCCGCGCGCCGCGCGCACCCCGGTGCTGCTCGCGACGCAGTTCCTGTTCAACACCGGCTTCTACGCCGTCGTGCCATTCCTCGCCCTCGTCCTCACCGAAGACTTCGGTGTCGCGGCCACCACCGTCGGACTCATCCTCGGGGTCCGCACATTCGCCCAGCAGGGGATGTTCCTCGTCGGCGGCGTGCTCGCCGACAGGATGGGCGCGCGTCGCGTCATCCTCCTCGGTTGCGGCGTTCGGATCGCCGGGTTCACGACGCTCGCGGCATCCCTGATCCTGGAGTCGCCCCAGCTCGTGCTCTTCGTCACCGGGACCATCCTCACCGGCCTCGGCGGGGCTCTCTTCTCTCCGGGGCTCAACGTGCTCCTGGCGGACGCCGAGCGTCGGCGCCCCGCCTCGACCTCTGCCACACGCGCGTCGCTCTTCGCCTGGCTCAGCATCACCGGCGAGCTCGGCGCCGTCACGGGTCCTGTCGTCGGCGCCGCCCTCCTCGGCTGGGGGTTCGAGACGGTCGCCCTGTTCGGGGCCGCCTTCTTCGTCCTGATCGGATTGTTCCTCGCCGTCTCGCTGCCCGTCGTCCGACGCGAACCCACGTCGGACGCCGCCACGACACCCACGGGCCACTGGTGGTCGCTGCGCGATCGGCGCTTCGTCGGCTTCTCGGCCGCGCACGCCGCGGACCTGCTGGCCTACAACCAGCTCTATCTCGCCCTGCCCTTGCAGCTCGCCGCGACGGAACACCCGGCGACCGCGACCGCCGGGATGTTCGGATGGGTATCGATCCTGACGCTGACGCTGCAGATCCCCGTCGCGCGCTGGTCGGCGCGCGTCGGGGCGCCCATTGCCCTCCGCGTCGGCTATGTCCTGTCCGCCGCCGGCTTCGCCGTCGCGGCAGTCGGCACGATGGCGCAGGGCGCGGATGCTGTACGAGTCACGATCGTCGTCGCGGCGGCGCCCCTCGTCGTGGCCGGCCACATGACGACCAACCCGACCGCACTCTCACTCGTCCCCCGCTTCGCGGACGACCACCCGACAGGGTCGTTCTTCGGTTTGCTCGCCACCTGTGGGGGCGTCGCGGTGTTGATCGGCAACCTCATCGTCGGAGCCCTGCTCGCGATGCCGGGGCTTCCGGTCACGGCGTGGCTCTTCCTGGCCACCCCGCTGATCGCCGCCGCAATCGTGGCGCCCCGGCTGGCACAGTCGAACCCGCGTCGCTGA
- a CDS encoding PTS fructose transporter subunit IIABC, whose product MSDTITPELVSLDAPLGADKKDVIRALARLVAAQGRATDADALANDAIAREDKDETGLPGGIAIPHAKSAAVTQASLAFARLKPGVAFGAPDGPADLVFLIAAPADAAEEHLAVLSRLARSLMQDAFTSDLRAAATADDVVRTVRAAIGEADAPASAATATASSAASTPAAAPGAPADDLTIDGRPARIVAVTSCATGIAHTFMAADALTAAGKEAGIDLVVEPQGSSGYQALPASVIDNADAVIFATDVDVREISRFAGKPVVRSGVKRGIEQPAQMIREAVAAASNPNAARVSGAAADADSGTSAAATQNLSWGAKIQRILLTGVSYMIPFVAGGGLLIALGFALGGYEVTDNAKNVIIDNALWNLPTTDITSPFGPLGQYLGSVAFMIGSTSMGFLVAALAGYIAYAIADRPGIAPGFVAGAIAVTMNAGFIGGIIGGFLAGFVAWWLGRLPAPRWLRGLMPVVIIPLLGSIVASGLMVLFLGRPIAALMALLTDGLTSLTQSGAGLIVVGVILGLMMCFDLGGPINKVAYVFATTGLAAASTENTAPYLIMAAVMTAGMVPPLALALASTVLARPLFTPVERENGKAAWLLGASFISEGAIPFAAADPLRVIPASLVGGAITGALSMWFGVQSFAPHGGVFVLFAISPVWGFFVALLAGTVVSALLLVVLKKYVRKSSTAPAPAVATATV is encoded by the coding sequence GTGTCCGACACCATCACCCCGGAGCTCGTCAGCCTCGACGCGCCCCTCGGGGCCGACAAGAAGGACGTGATCCGCGCTCTCGCTCGCCTCGTCGCAGCGCAGGGCCGCGCCACGGACGCCGACGCCCTCGCGAACGATGCGATCGCTCGCGAGGATAAGGACGAGACCGGGCTCCCCGGCGGCATCGCGATCCCGCACGCCAAGAGCGCCGCCGTCACTCAGGCCTCGCTCGCGTTCGCCCGCCTGAAGCCCGGCGTCGCTTTCGGGGCGCCCGACGGTCCCGCTGATCTCGTGTTCCTCATCGCGGCGCCCGCGGATGCCGCCGAGGAGCACCTCGCGGTGCTGTCGCGCCTCGCACGCAGCCTGATGCAGGACGCGTTCACGAGCGATCTTCGTGCGGCAGCGACCGCGGACGACGTCGTGCGCACGGTCCGCGCCGCGATCGGCGAGGCCGACGCTCCCGCGTCGGCTGCCACGGCGACGGCGTCGTCTGCGGCGTCGACTCCGGCCGCCGCGCCCGGCGCGCCCGCAGACGACCTCACGATCGACGGTCGCCCCGCGCGGATCGTCGCGGTCACCTCCTGCGCCACGGGCATCGCGCACACGTTCATGGCCGCCGACGCTCTGACGGCCGCGGGCAAGGAGGCCGGGATCGACCTCGTCGTCGAGCCGCAGGGCTCGAGCGGGTACCAGGCACTGCCCGCATCCGTCATCGACAACGCCGACGCGGTGATCTTCGCCACCGACGTCGACGTCCGCGAGATCTCGCGGTTCGCGGGCAAGCCGGTCGTCCGGTCGGGAGTGAAGCGCGGCATCGAGCAGCCCGCACAGATGATCCGCGAAGCGGTCGCCGCCGCGTCGAACCCGAACGCCGCCCGTGTCAGCGGGGCCGCAGCGGATGCCGACTCCGGCACCAGTGCGGCTGCGACGCAGAACCTGTCATGGGGTGCGAAGATCCAGCGCATCCTGCTCACGGGCGTCAGCTACATGATCCCCTTCGTCGCCGGAGGCGGCCTGCTGATCGCCCTCGGCTTCGCCCTCGGCGGCTACGAGGTCACCGACAACGCGAAGAACGTCATCATCGACAACGCGCTGTGGAACCTACCCACGACCGACATCACCTCGCCGTTCGGTCCGCTCGGCCAGTACCTCGGGTCGGTGGCGTTCATGATCGGCTCGACATCCATGGGCTTCCTGGTCGCCGCACTCGCGGGCTACATCGCCTACGCGATCGCCGACCGCCCGGGTATCGCGCCCGGTTTCGTCGCCGGCGCGATCGCCGTCACGATGAACGCCGGCTTCATCGGCGGCATCATCGGCGGTTTCCTGGCGGGCTTCGTGGCCTGGTGGCTCGGACGCCTCCCCGCGCCGCGCTGGCTGCGGGGTCTCATGCCCGTCGTCATCATCCCGCTGCTCGGCTCGATCGTCGCCTCGGGGCTCATGGTCCTGTTCCTCGGTCGTCCCATCGCGGCCCTCATGGCGCTCCTCACCGACGGGCTGACCTCGCTCACCCAGAGCGGTGCGGGCCTCATCGTCGTGGGCGTGATCCTCGGACTGATGATGTGCTTCGACCTCGGCGGTCCGATCAACAAGGTCGCGTACGTCTTCGCGACGACCGGTCTCGCAGCCGCGTCCACCGAGAACACCGCGCCGTACCTCATCATGGCCGCCGTCATGACGGCCGGCATGGTGCCGCCGCTGGCTCTGGCGCTCGCGTCGACCGTGCTCGCCCGTCCGCTCTTCACCCCGGTGGAGCGCGAGAACGGCAAGGCCGCCTGGCTGCTGGGCGCCTCGTTCATCAGCGAAGGTGCGATTCCCTTCGCGGCGGCTGACCCGCTGCGTGTCATCCCGGCCTCCCTCGTCGGCGGCGCGATCACCGGCGCGCTCAGCATGTGGTTCGGCGTCCAGAGCTTCGCGCCGCACGGCGGCGTGTTCGTGCTGTTCGCGATCTCCCCGGTGTGGGGTTTCTTCGTCGCGCTTCTGGCGGGTACCGTCGTTTCTGCGCTGTTGCTCGTCGTACTCAAGAAGTACGTCCGCAAGAGCTCCACCGCCCCGGCCCCGGCCGTGGCGACCGCGACAGTCTGA
- a CDS encoding 1-phosphofructokinase family hexose kinase: MIVTLTVHPSLDRTISIDAALRVGEVQTASAVREDAGGKGINVARVLRASGAESLAVLPLDPADPFAAALAAADVDVRTVPVRGRTRANIAVTDPTGETTKINLPGVALSEDDLDDVIDVVAESARGAQWLVLAGSLAPGLPDDTYVRVIRAVRDRLGEHAPRVAVDTSGAALRAVVADGRPDLIKPNDEELADLLGAALPAAEHLADAVHIASRELVPATVGAALITLGGDGAVFVSEHGAWAASPPPTRVRSTVGAGDSSLAGFLLADSRGADPAAALVSGIRYGSAAAALDGTQAPTPADLPTADIPVRVLHH; the protein is encoded by the coding sequence ATGATCGTGACCCTGACGGTGCATCCGTCGCTCGACCGGACGATCTCGATCGACGCTGCGCTCCGCGTCGGAGAGGTGCAGACCGCGTCGGCCGTGCGCGAAGACGCCGGTGGCAAGGGCATCAACGTGGCCCGTGTCCTCCGGGCATCGGGAGCCGAAAGTCTGGCGGTGCTGCCGCTCGACCCGGCCGACCCGTTCGCCGCCGCGCTCGCGGCCGCCGATGTCGATGTCCGCACGGTCCCCGTGCGGGGACGCACCCGCGCGAACATCGCGGTCACGGATCCGACCGGTGAGACGACGAAGATCAACCTCCCCGGTGTGGCCTTGAGCGAGGACGATCTCGATGACGTGATCGACGTCGTCGCCGAGTCCGCGCGAGGCGCGCAATGGCTCGTGCTCGCCGGCTCTCTCGCGCCGGGGCTGCCTGACGACACCTATGTTCGGGTCATCCGCGCGGTGCGGGACCGGCTCGGCGAGCACGCACCCCGGGTGGCGGTGGACACCTCGGGTGCCGCGCTGCGCGCGGTCGTCGCGGACGGGCGTCCCGATCTCATCAAGCCCAACGACGAGGAGCTCGCCGACCTGCTCGGTGCGGCACTGCCAGCCGCCGAGCACCTCGCCGATGCCGTCCACATCGCATCGCGCGAGCTCGTGCCCGCGACGGTGGGGGCGGCCCTCATCACGCTCGGCGGCGACGGAGCTGTCTTCGTCTCCGAGCACGGCGCGTGGGCGGCCTCGCCGCCTCCCACTCGTGTGCGCAGCACGGTCGGAGCCGGCGACAGCTCGCTCGCGGGCTTCCTTCTCGCCGACTCGCGTGGCGCCGATCCCGCCGCGGCTCTCGTGTCCGGCATCCGTTACGGCTCCGCTGCCGCGGCGCTCGACGGCACGCAGGCGCCGACTCCCGCCGATCTCCCCACCGCGGACATCCCCGTCCGCGTGCTCCATCACTGA
- a CDS encoding 2,3-butanediol dehydrogenase, with translation MKAAVFHAKEDLRVENVEEPTVEAGQVKLKNAFAGICGSDLHVYYAPEAAGLTLDEPHPVTGAQLPQILGHEFAGTVVEVGEGVEGVSVGDRAAVWPVYYCGECPACEKGMFNACQKIGFHGLSSHGGGMAEYTTVPASMLHKLPENVDLRMGALVEPMAVAWHAVERSHVTSGQTAIVAGAGPIGIGVWFALKAHGVEKVLVSEPSAARRETIAALGATVVDPVSGDLAAAVAELTGGRGADVAFDAAGAGPAITSGLASLVPGGRLVVVAIHERAMEFSPTQLVMAETEIAGALAYLPADFDAVIDAMSRGVYDTTGWVEEVPIDGVVGAIEKLRGGAGAKILVRSDA, from the coding sequence ATGAAGGCAGCAGTGTTCCACGCGAAGGAAGACCTCCGCGTGGAAAACGTCGAAGAACCGACCGTGGAGGCTGGGCAGGTGAAGCTCAAGAACGCCTTCGCGGGGATCTGCGGGTCGGACCTGCACGTGTACTACGCGCCTGAGGCCGCGGGCCTCACCCTGGACGAGCCGCACCCGGTGACGGGCGCTCAGCTTCCGCAGATCCTCGGACACGAGTTCGCGGGAACCGTCGTCGAGGTCGGTGAGGGCGTCGAGGGAGTCTCCGTCGGCGACCGCGCCGCCGTCTGGCCGGTCTACTACTGCGGCGAGTGCCCCGCGTGCGAGAAGGGCATGTTCAACGCCTGCCAGAAGATCGGCTTCCACGGGCTCAGCTCGCACGGCGGCGGGATGGCGGAGTACACCACGGTTCCGGCCTCGATGCTGCACAAGCTCCCCGAGAACGTCGACCTCCGCATGGGCGCGCTCGTCGAGCCGATGGCGGTCGCCTGGCATGCTGTCGAGCGATCGCATGTGACGTCCGGACAGACGGCGATCGTCGCGGGGGCCGGCCCGATCGGTATCGGTGTCTGGTTCGCTCTCAAGGCCCACGGTGTCGAGAAGGTCCTCGTTTCGGAGCCCAGCGCCGCGCGGCGTGAGACGATCGCCGCCCTCGGCGCGACCGTGGTCGACCCGGTCTCGGGTGACTTGGCCGCCGCGGTCGCCGAGCTCACCGGCGGTCGCGGAGCCGACGTCGCGTTCGACGCCGCGGGAGCGGGACCCGCCATCACGTCGGGCCTGGCGAGCCTGGTACCCGGCGGACGCTTGGTCGTCGTCGCCATTCACGAGCGCGCTATGGAGTTCTCGCCGACGCAGCTCGTGATGGCCGAGACTGAGATCGCCGGTGCGCTGGCGTACCTTCCGGCTGACTTCGATGCCGTCATCGACGCGATGTCGCGCGGCGTGTACGACACGACCGGTTGGGTCGAGGAGGTGCCGATCGACGGCGTCGTGGGAGCCATCGAGAAGCTCCGCGGCGGTGCCGGCGCAAAGATCCTGGTGCGGTCTGACGCCTGA
- a CDS encoding putative acetyltransferase: MVRLPVPGNRVVVRYLLPTGQATDALGELLSADDELVVVDGKRGVERIHRSDIVAAKPVPPPPAPRPRRT, from the coding sequence ATGGTGAGACTGCCCGTGCCGGGCAACCGAGTGGTCGTCCGCTACCTGCTGCCCACGGGACAAGCCACGGATGCGCTCGGCGAGCTGCTGAGCGCGGACGACGAGCTGGTCGTCGTCGACGGCAAACGCGGGGTCGAACGTATCCACCGCTCGGATATCGTCGCGGCCAAACCCGTTCCGCCGCCTCCGGCGCCGAGGCCGCGCCGCACCTGA
- a CDS encoding SDR family NAD(P)-dependent oxidoreductase translates to MLPDTISPASVAPSGIDPADLAATLRVLEQLADIDHAHPDYVTVRRATAAMFKAAKKVRRREIRDAVASADRAVVHATATGAPDRIDDETRGIPISSSTTAPVAGTLIKARACYICKQPYTLVDAFYHQLCPDCAALSHAKRDARTDLTGRRALLTGGRAKIGMYIALRLLRDGAHTTITTRFPRDAVRRFTSLPDSSDWIDRLKVVGIDLRDPAQVVGLADDVAAAGPLDILINNATQTVRRSPGAYQPLVDAELSPLPDGPLPELITFGHTNDMHPQALERSVNAHPILAAAASRADELTEQAMAAGSSSLDRLAAGTAIDAGGLIPDLDSVNSWTQRVGDVDPLEMLEVQLANTTAPFLLVSKLRASLAASPARRTYVVNVSAMEGVFNRGYKGPGHPHTNMAKAAVNMLTRTSAREMFETDGILMTSVDTGWITDERPHPTKVRLAEEGFHAPLDLVDGAARVYDPIVRGEAGEDLFGVFLKDYSPGAW, encoded by the coding sequence GTGCTTCCCGACACGATCTCCCCCGCTTCCGTCGCGCCCAGCGGCATCGACCCGGCCGACCTCGCCGCGACGCTCCGCGTCCTGGAGCAGCTCGCCGACATCGATCACGCCCACCCGGATTACGTCACGGTGCGCCGCGCGACCGCCGCGATGTTCAAGGCCGCGAAGAAGGTGCGGCGCCGAGAGATCCGGGATGCCGTCGCCTCCGCCGACCGCGCCGTGGTGCACGCCACCGCGACGGGTGCTCCCGACCGCATCGACGACGAGACCCGCGGCATCCCGATCTCGTCGTCGACGACCGCTCCGGTCGCGGGCACGCTCATCAAGGCGCGCGCCTGCTACATCTGCAAGCAGCCGTACACGCTCGTGGACGCCTTCTACCACCAGCTCTGCCCGGACTGCGCGGCCCTCAGCCACGCGAAGCGCGATGCTCGCACCGATCTCACCGGGCGCCGAGCGCTGCTCACGGGCGGCCGCGCGAAGATCGGGATGTACATCGCGCTGCGACTGCTGCGCGACGGCGCGCACACGACCATCACGACCCGCTTTCCGCGCGATGCGGTGCGCCGGTTCACGAGTCTGCCCGACTCGTCGGACTGGATCGACCGGCTCAAGGTCGTCGGAATCGACCTGCGCGACCCCGCCCAGGTCGTCGGACTCGCGGATGACGTCGCCGCAGCCGGCCCGCTCGACATCCTGATCAACAACGCGACCCAGACGGTGCGGCGCTCGCCCGGTGCCTACCAGCCCCTCGTCGACGCCGAGCTCTCGCCCCTGCCGGACGGGCCGTTGCCCGAGCTCATCACTTTCGGACACACCAACGACATGCATCCGCAGGCGCTCGAGCGGTCGGTCAACGCGCACCCGATCCTCGCCGCCGCGGCCTCCCGTGCCGACGAGCTGACCGAGCAGGCGATGGCCGCGGGATCGAGCTCGCTCGACCGGCTCGCCGCGGGCACGGCGATCGACGCCGGGGGCCTCATCCCCGACCTCGACAGCGTCAACTCGTGGACGCAGCGCGTCGGCGACGTCGACCCGCTCGAGATGCTCGAGGTGCAGCTCGCCAACACGACGGCACCCTTCCTGCTCGTGTCGAAACTGCGCGCGTCGCTCGCGGCCAGCCCGGCCCGCCGCACCTACGTCGTGAACGTGAGCGCGATGGAGGGCGTGTTCAACCGCGGCTACAAGGGACCGGGCCACCCGCACACGAACATGGCCAAAGCCGCCGTGAACATGCTCACGCGCACGAGCGCGCGCGAGATGTTCGAGACCGACGGCATCCTGATGACCAGCGTCGACACCGGCTGGATCACCGACGAGCGCCCGCACCCGACCAAGGTGCGACTCGCTGAAGAGGGCTTCCATGCCCCGCTCGACCTCGTCGACGGCGCCGCGCGCGTCTACGACCCCATCGTCCGCGGCGAGGCCGGCGAAGACCTCTTCGGCGTCTTCCTCAAGGACTACTCCCCCGGCGCATGGTGA
- a CDS encoding DUF262 domain-containing protein yields MSTATNVEATAVNTIGWLSASETTIVVPVYQRQYRWDIGGCEQLLGDIRSVSASDDAHTHFIGSILSTASTSTDDDAQLVLIDGQQRITTLMLLVAALHHTLRDDDPGLARELEAVLVRADDPTRTKLRPHRAWADVFESVVLDRRGPEDEQRASRFDDNYAFFRSQIRPGEAATLWRGLQKLEHVSITLGAQANAQQIFESLNSTGEPLRDHELIHNYVLMGLTHTEQNEIEQEYWLPIEQNTGDAIGSFWNHYLVMLTGREVLITGGRGVYDVFRQQFPRLDIDSLREHATSWRTFSEIYRELLDPATSDDPEVGRQLGYLAVLGRQMFPLAMRLVHDQRAGILPRDELIARLEDIQSLLLRRVVVGIATERLVARLCRAYAGGPDALTRAIARITPSDERVRVGLKYTDLPHPRYVLGRLAGVDAADLLDVSPIFPAGAGDDWSGDGTRRFADYSEDEQNSHRALAHTIGNLTLLEQDRSERALDATFPQLRSVLAGSGVEMSREIAEHARWDTGAIGARTEELAARFVDLWRRPPMTGIDDDNLTPILDAKLRRGWPRGWQREFDYVEFRGEHWEVPDVRYLFNRVFKRLWVDSRQSVIDFSARRGGPVYPAMAWNGQWDELGEGSYLYMGWDSRYMLTAVQGVLEEAGWASEVFLKYSYIGDAMR; encoded by the coding sequence ATGAGCACTGCCACGAATGTCGAAGCGACCGCCGTCAACACGATCGGCTGGCTCTCGGCATCCGAGACCACCATCGTCGTGCCGGTCTATCAGCGTCAGTACCGCTGGGACATCGGCGGCTGCGAGCAGCTGCTCGGCGACATCCGATCGGTCTCGGCCTCGGATGACGCTCACACCCACTTCATCGGATCGATCCTCTCCACCGCGAGCACCTCGACCGACGACGACGCCCAGCTCGTGCTCATCGACGGGCAGCAGCGGATCACGACGCTGATGCTGCTGGTGGCAGCCCTGCATCACACGCTGCGCGACGACGATCCCGGCCTCGCGCGGGAGCTCGAGGCGGTGCTCGTGCGGGCGGACGACCCGACGCGCACCAAGCTGCGTCCCCACCGCGCGTGGGCCGATGTCTTCGAGAGCGTCGTCCTCGATCGGCGCGGCCCCGAGGACGAGCAGCGCGCTTCGCGCTTCGATGACAACTACGCGTTCTTCCGCAGCCAGATCCGTCCGGGCGAAGCCGCCACGCTGTGGCGTGGGCTGCAGAAACTCGAGCACGTCTCGATCACCCTGGGCGCGCAGGCCAACGCGCAGCAGATCTTCGAGAGCCTGAACTCCACCGGTGAGCCGCTGCGCGATCACGAGCTCATCCACAACTACGTGCTCATGGGGCTCACCCACACCGAGCAGAACGAGATCGAGCAGGAGTACTGGCTTCCGATCGAGCAGAACACCGGCGACGCGATCGGGTCGTTCTGGAACCACTACCTGGTCATGCTCACCGGTCGCGAGGTGCTCATCACCGGTGGGCGCGGCGTCTACGACGTGTTCCGCCAGCAATTCCCTCGGCTCGACATCGACAGCCTGCGCGAGCACGCGACGAGTTGGCGTACCTTCTCCGAGATCTATCGCGAGCTCCTCGACCCGGCCACGAGCGACGACCCGGAGGTCGGCCGCCAGCTCGGCTACCTCGCGGTTCTCGGCCGCCAGATGTTCCCCCTCGCCATGCGGCTCGTGCACGACCAGCGCGCCGGCATCCTGCCCCGCGACGAATTGATCGCCCGCCTCGAAGACATCCAGTCGCTTCTCCTGCGCCGTGTCGTCGTCGGCATCGCGACCGAGCGGCTCGTCGCGCGCCTGTGCCGCGCCTACGCGGGGGGCCCGGATGCCCTCACCCGGGCCATCGCGCGCATCACGCCCTCAGACGAGCGCGTGCGCGTGGGCCTCAAGTACACCGACCTCCCCCACCCGCGTTACGTGCTCGGCAGGCTCGCCGGCGTCGACGCGGCCGACCTCCTCGATGTGTCGCCCATCTTCCCCGCCGGCGCCGGCGACGATTGGTCGGGGGACGGCACGCGACGCTTCGCCGATTACAGCGAGGACGAGCAGAACAGCCACCGCGCGCTGGCACACACCATCGGCAATCTGACGTTGCTCGAGCAGGACCGGTCGGAGCGCGCGCTCGACGCCACCTTCCCACAGCTTCGCTCCGTCCTTGCGGGAAGCGGGGTGGAGATGTCTCGCGAGATCGCCGAGCACGCGCGCTGGGACACCGGGGCGATCGGCGCGCGCACGGAAGAGCTCGCGGCGCGCTTCGTCGACCTCTGGCGCCGCCCGCCGATGACGGGGATCGACGACGACAACCTCACGCCGATCCTCGACGCGAAGCTGCGCCGGGGTTGGCCGCGCGGCTGGCAACGAGAGTTCGACTACGTCGAGTTCCGCGGCGAGCACTGGGAGGTCCCCGACGTCCGCTACCTGTTCAACCGCGTCTTCAAGCGCCTGTGGGTGGATTCCCGGCAGAGCGTGATCGACTTCAGCGCCCGTCGGGGCGGCCCCGTGTACCCGGCGATGGCCTGGAACGGGCAGTGGGACGAGCTCGGCGAAGGCAGCTATCTCTACATGGGATGGGACTCGCGCTACATGCTCACCGCGGTCCAGGGTGTCCTCGAGGAGGCCGGCTGGGCGTCGGAGGTCTTCCTGAAGTACTCCTATATCGGCGACGCGATGCGCTGA
- a CDS encoding HPr family phosphocarrier protein: MAERTATIASSSGLHARPAKLFVQEVQSKGVPVTIAVEGGPDLNAGSILSIMGLGASQGSVVTLKAEGEGAEKALDELVAFLEIDHDAA; the protein is encoded by the coding sequence ATGGCAGAACGCACCGCCACCATCGCGAGCAGCTCCGGACTGCACGCCCGCCCCGCGAAGCTCTTCGTGCAGGAGGTGCAGTCGAAGGGCGTCCCCGTCACGATCGCCGTCGAGGGCGGCCCCGACCTGAACGCTGGCAGCATCCTGAGCATCATGGGCCTGGGCGCCTCGCAGGGCTCGGTCGTGACGCTCAAGGCCGAGGGTGAGGGTGCCGAGAAGGCGCTCGACGAGCTCGTCGCCTTCCTCGAGATCGACCACGACGCGGCCTGA
- a CDS encoding TetR/AcrR family transcriptional regulator — translation MDPRSMRSREALRRAALDLAAVRPLTDLSVSEICRTAGVTRDTFYRHADAPVSLVADALSVELEDVLSDVGELDSLSTAEGLLLQHVKQRADVYRGALHPSLAAPIRAVLERVIAAGLEEWLARHPEIEPPAIDDLPSREIAVAYAAGGTVAAIEAWLRSGADDVAWATRAILAASPEWWLR, via the coding sequence ATGGACCCGCGGTCGATGCGCAGCCGAGAGGCGCTGCGTCGCGCCGCGCTCGATCTGGCCGCTGTGCGCCCGCTCACCGACCTGTCGGTGTCGGAGATCTGCCGTACCGCAGGTGTCACCCGCGACACCTTCTACCGCCACGCTGACGCTCCCGTCTCGCTCGTCGCCGACGCGCTGAGCGTCGAGCTCGAGGACGTGCTGTCGGATGTCGGCGAGCTCGATTCGCTGTCGACCGCCGAAGGACTTCTGCTCCAGCACGTGAAGCAGCGCGCCGATGTCTACCGCGGGGCTCTGCATCCCTCGCTCGCTGCTCCGATCCGTGCCGTGCTCGAACGGGTCATCGCCGCAGGCCTCGAGGAATGGCTCGCACGGCATCCCGAAATCGAGCCGCCTGCGATCGATGATCTGCCGTCGCGAGAGATCGCTGTGGCGTACGCGGCGGGCGGGACGGTCGCGGCGATCGAGGCTTGGCTGCGCTCGGGTGCCGATGACGTGGCGTGGGCGACGAGGGCGATCCTCGCCGCATCGCCGGAATGGTGGCTGCGGTGA